The Lycium barbarum isolate Lr01 chromosome 9, ASM1917538v2, whole genome shotgun sequence genome has a segment encoding these proteins:
- the LOC132609217 gene encoding uncharacterized protein LOC132609217 has protein sequence MAGNDLALDLEELKHLQNIAKRPRVVSLISSEIRNLEKLSTNGASVSSSQIPAPVSTAPKVIHNPSLNYVSVSSFSWDQDNDKVKIYLSLEGVDQEKMETDFKPMSFDAKFHDVHGKNYRISLPKLNKEISPEKCKVLVKPTRVVITLAKASKGNWLDLHYKEDKFKPSLDKEKDPMAGIMDLMKNMYEDGDEEMKKTIAKAWTDARSGKTADPLKRFP, from the exons atggCAGGAAACGACTTAGCTTTGGATTTAGAGGAACTTAAGCATCTTCAAAACATAGCAAAACGGCCACGTGTTGTTTCTCTCATTTCCTCTGAGATTCGTAACTTGGAAAAG CTGTCAACAAATGGTGCTTCAGTATCATCTTCTCAAATACCAGCTCCAGTTTCAACTGCTCCAAAAGTGATCCATAACCCATCACTGAACTATGTTTCTGTTTCATCGTTCAGTTGGGATCAGGACAATGACAAAGTGAAG ATATATCTATCATTGGAAGGAGTAGATCAGGAGAAAATGGAGACAGATTTCAAGCCTATGTCTTTTGATGCCAAGTTTCATGATGTACACGGAAAGAACTATCGCATCTCCTTACCGAAACTGAACAAAGAGATTTCACCTGAGAAATGTAAGGTGCTTGTTAAACCCACTAGGGTTGTCATCACCTTAGCCAAAGCCTCCAAAGGGAACTGGTTGGATTTGCATTACAAAGAGGATAAG TTCAAGCCAAGTTTGGACAAAGAAAAAGACCCCATGGCAGGAATTATGGATTTGATGAAG AACATGTATGAGGACGGCGATGAGGAAATGAAGAAGACGATTGCAAAAGCCTGGACTGATGCCAGATCTGGCAAGACAGCTGATCCATTGAAAAGATTCCCTTGA